The window AAATTTTAATCCATAATTGGCAGAAGCGATATCAAAAGTAGGGTTATATTCAATAAAGTACGAATGCACGAAGTAGAATTGTGCATTATTTTCGACAGATAGGAATAAAGAGTTATTATGATGGTGAACATTATTCCATCCCATATGTGGGATTTTGATATTCAATGACTTATCGAATTTTTTCGTGTTAACAGGAACAATGTCCATCAGCGTTGCATCGCCTTCCTCTGAATGTTCCGTTATTAATTGCATGCCCACACAAATACCTAAGACAGGTTTCTTTAAAGCTTTAATTGCTTTTATCAAACCAGTTTGCTTCAACTTCTCCATTGCTGCGCCAGCATGGCCAACTCCTGGGATAATAATGTGGCTATATTTTTCTAAGTCAGATTCGGTATTTACCATGCCATATTGCACATTTAAACGCTCTAAAGCTGCGGTTAACGAGAAAATATTGCCAGCACCGTAATTTACTATTCCAATTCCCCCAACCCCCAAAGGTGGCTTTTCCATTCTGTCGTTCATATCGCCGTTTATGATTAAATATAAGCTAATTTATGTCTTTTGATTTTTTACAATCGATATTTACTGTTCGTTTTTAGTTCCCCCTTTGGGGGCTAGGGGGATATTTCCACCCCGCTTGTCGCTCCCCCTTTAGGGGGCTGGGGGGTTAAAGCACCCCCTTTGTACTCGGTAAAACCATCTTTTCTGCATCACGCTTTATCGCCATTTTTATCGCTTTTGCAAAAGCTTTAAAAATTGCTTCAATTTTGTGATGTTCATTTTCGCCCTCAGCTTTTATGTTTAAATTACATTTCGCCGCGTCGCTGAAAGATTTAAAAAAGTGATAAAACATTTCCGTAGGCATATCACCAACTTTTTCACGTTTAAAATCCGCATCCCAAACAATCCAATTTCTGCCGCCAAAATCAATGGCAACCTGAGCTAAACAATCATCCATAGGTAGGCAAAAACCATAACGCTCAATGCCAAGTTTGTTGCCTAAACCTTTGGCAAAAGCTTCTCCCAATGCAATTCCGGTATCTTCAATGGTGTGGTGTTCATCAATATGTAAATCGCCTTTGGCAATTACGTCCAAATCTACACTTCCATGCCTGGCAATTTGATCAAGCATATGGTCGAAAAAGTTTAAACCAGTTTCAATTTTAGCCTTTCCAGTACCATCAAGATCTAAATTGATGGTAATATCAGTTTCATTTGTTTTTCTAATGTGATGGATTTTTCTACTTCCAGCTTTTAATAAACTATAAATATCTTCCCACTTTGTGGTTTCCAAAATAATTACATCCAACAAAGTTTCATGTTTATCTAAAGCCTCGGTAGAACCAAGCGCATCATTCTGACGAAGAAAAATAGCTTTCGCTCCAAGGTTTTTAGCCAATACAACATCATTTAACCGATCGCCAATAACAAACGAGTTTTTTAAATCATAATCCTCACTAAAATATTTTGTTAGCAAAGCGGTTCCTGGCTTACGAGTAGGCGCATTATCTTTAGCGAAGGTTTTATCAATAATAATTTCATTAAAATGTACGCCTTCACCTTCAAAAGTATCCAACATAAAATTATGGATTGGCCAAAAATTTTCTTCGGGATTGGATAATGTTCCTAGCCCATCTTGGTTGGTCACCATTACCAATTCGTAGTCCATTTCCGATGCAATTTTCGATAGGTAGTAAAGTGAACGTGGGTAGAACTTCAGCTTTGCAAAACTATCAACTTGTTCGTCATCAGGCTCTATATTTAAAGTTCCGTCGCGGTCTATAAACAATACTTTTTTCATTTAAAAGTTTTTTAGAATGGTTAGTAGTCTGTCGTTTTCATCTTTTGTACCAACGGTAATTCTTAAACAACCTTCACATAAAATCACTTTAGAGCGATCGCGTACGATGATCCCTTCTTCTACTAAGGTGTTATAAATTTTTGTGGCATCCGTAACTTCGGTTAAGATAAAATTTGCATCCGAAGGGTAAACCCTAGTAACTATTTGCAAGTTGCTCAATTCTGTAGAAAGTCGCTCCCGTTCTGCTACAGATTCTTTTATCCAGGCATTAACCTGTTCTACATTTTTTAAGGCTTCAAAAGCCAAATCCTGTGTAGCCTGATTGATGTTGTAAGGAGGTTTAATCTTGTTCAAAACATCGATCACTTTTGTGGATGAAAAAGCCATTCCCAAACGCAAAGCCGCAAGTCCCCAAGCTTTAGAAAAAGTTTGTAAAACTACTAGATTTCCGTACTCCGTTAACTCTTGAATAAAGGTCTTCTGACGGGCGTAATTTATGTATGCTTCATCAACCACAACAATGCCATTAAAGTTGGCCAAAATGGTTTCAATATCTTCACGATTTATGGAATTTCCTGTCGGATTATTCGGCGAACAAATGAAGATTAATTTTGTGTTTTTATCAATCGTTTCAGCAATCTTTTCCATGTCTAATTGGAAGTTCGATAGCAGGCTAACTTTACGGATTTCTACATCATTTATGTTAGCCGAAACTTCATACATTCCATAGGTTGGAGGCAGCACGATGACGTTATCTTTTCCAGGATTACAAAAAGCACGAAATAATAAATCGATGGCTTCATCACTTCCATTTCCTAAAAAAGTATTCTCGATAGGCACGCCTTTAATTTTACTAATCGCATCTTTTAAATCCAATTGCATAGGATCAGGATAACGGTTATAATTTGCGGGTAGGGGCGAACCGTAGCTGTTTTCATTTGCATCTAAAAACACCGATGCTTGTCCTTTAAACTCATCTCGTGCTGTGGAGTAGGGTTTAAGGTTTTTTATATTTTCTCTAACTAAATCGTTAATATCCATTTGTATAGTTTTCAAAAAGGAACAAAGAGCAATAAACTGGGATAAAAAATATGGCTTTTAAGCTATTTGCATTACACAGTTTAGTTGATTTATAAAATCTTTGTTCTTTAATCCTCATTCTTTAATCTTATTGTAATTGCGTTTTTGTGTGCTTGTAAACCCTCGGCGGTTGCAAGCGTTTCAACAATTGCACCAATGTTATTTAATCCATTGGAAGATAGATGTTGAAAGGTTATTTTTTTAAGAAACGCATCAGTTGATACGCCAGAATAGGCTTTAGCAAAGCCACTTGTAGGCAACGTATGATTGGTGCCTGATGCATAATCACCTGCGCTTTCTGGAGTTAAATTTCCTAAAAATACCGATCCTGCATTGATTATCAAGGGAATAAGATTGTCAAAATCTTTTGTAGCTAATATCAAATGTTCGGGAGCATATTCATTTGAAAAATCCATTCCTTCAGGTAGATTGTCAACTAAAATAGCATAAGAATTTTGAACTGCTTTAGCTGCAATCTCTTTCCTCGGGAGGATACCTAATTGTTTATCAATTTGTAATAGTGTTTTATTTATAATATCACTAGAAGTAGAAACTAAAATCACCTGACTATCAACACCGTGTTCTGCCTGAGCAAGAAGATCTGCGGCAACGAATGACGGATTGGCAGTCTCATCTGCAATCACCAAAACCTCAGATGGACCTGCGGGCATATCAATTGCCACACGATTTTGAACCATTGTTTTAGCGGTAGTAACGTAGCGGTTTCCTGGACCAAAAATTTTATAAACTTGAGGTACAGTTTCCGTACCAAAGGCCATAGCCGCTATGGCTTGGGCACCACCAATTAAATGAATTTTGTTGATACCCAATAACACTGCACAATAAGCCAAATAGCAATTTGTTTTGCCATCGCTTTGTGGCGGGGAACAAACAACTATTTCTTTGCAGCCAGCAATTAAAGCAGGAGTAGCAAGCATTAAAAACGTACTGGGTAAAACCGCTGTTCCGCCTGGAACGTATAATCCAACTTTTTCAATTGCTCTAGATTCCCGCCAGCAGGTAACACCCGGCATAGTTTCTACCTTATCTTCAAGCTTTAATTGTGATTTGTGAAAGGTTTTTATGTTTTGATAAGCTGTTTCAATAGCCACTTTTGCATCTTCAGGAATGGTTGATGCTATTGTTTTTAATTCATCTGCATCAAGAAAAAGTTTCTGTAATTCTACTTTGTCAAATGCCTTGGCAAAATCAAATAAGGCTTTGTCACCATCAGCTTTTACCGTTTTTATGATGTCTGTAACTCGTTCTTCGATTAGTAAATCGTCTTCAACTTGCCTTGAACAAAGTTCTTCAATTGCTGATTTACTTAAATCTTTATAATTGTAGATTTTCAATGTGTTATAATTTAAAATTAACTAATAGTTAATATGAATTTATACAGTTTAAGTAATGATTTTCTCAATTGGCATAACCAAAATTCCTTCAGCGCCTGCTGCTTTTAGACTATTGATTTTATCCCAAAAATCTTCTTCTGCAATTACGGAATGAACAGCTACCCAGTTTTCTTCAAACAATGGAACAATAGTTGGACTTTTTACGCCAGGCAATAAATCAACTACTTTTTGAAGGTTATCTTTAGAAACATTAAGTACCACATATTTGTTCGACTTAGCGCTAAGAACAGAACGGATTCTCTGCAACAATTCGGCAACTTCAGGATTATCAATGATTGATTTATTTCCAATCAAAACGGCTTCGGATGACATCACATCTGCGAAGGGTTTTAGTCCATTACTTTTTAAAGTTCCGCCTGTAGAAACGATGTCGAAAATGGCATCACTTAATCCTAAACCCGGACCAATTTCTACTGATCCAGAAATAGTTCTAATGTCAGATTTTATGCCTTTAGCATTTAGGAAATTTTCCAGAATTACAGGGTAAGAAGTAGCGATTGCTTTGCCGTTTAAATCTTCCAATTTAACGATGTCGCTACCCGTTTGAACAGCAATTTTTAAGGTGCATTTTCCGAAGCCTAAACGTTGCAAATATTCAACATCAGCTTTGGTTTCTGTGATTACATTTTCGCCAACAATACCTAAATCGGCAATGCCATCTTGTACGTATTCTGGAATATCATCATCGCGAAGAAAAAGAATTTCTAAGGGAAAATTTTGAACAGTAGATATCAGTGAACTTTTGTAATTCTCGAATGCAAGACCACAATTTTTTAATATTTCTACGGATTTTTCGTTTAACCTACCCGACTTCTGGATAGCTATTTTAAGTGTTTTCAAAGTATTGAATATAGAATGAACAAGAAATTATTTTACGGAAAAAAGTTTTGAATACAAAACAAACATATCATATCGCCTTTTGGCGATGGTGCAAATGTAAGTGATGATTCAAAATTAGTTTCATAAAATATTTAGTTCCTATCAATACGTTAGCTGATAAGCTTTTGCCAAATATAGAGATAGAAATTGTAAATCAAAAAAAAATGGCACTTAATTTGTCCATATGGTGTTTTTATATTTTAATAACTTAACAACTTATAATTTAATCTGTGTTGAAATATCTTCGCTTTCTAGTTATCCCATTAATTTTTTGTATTTCAGCATGTAACTGGTTTAAATCTCCGCCAGAGATAGGCGTTGTTCTTGCTAAACATTTTGATAATAAAATATATAAAGACTTTGATACAGTAGCTTTCGATAGCATTTTCGTGCAAACAATGGACAGCTTGTCAAGTAACTTTGTAAATCCTAAAACTATAAAATCTTATTACAACCATAAAAATTCTGAAC is drawn from Pedobacter mucosus and contains these coding sequences:
- the hisH gene encoding imidazole glycerol phosphate synthase subunit HisH, which produces MNDRMEKPPLGVGGIGIVNYGAGNIFSLTAALERLNVQYGMVNTESDLEKYSHIIIPGVGHAGAAMEKLKQTGLIKAIKALKKPVLGICVGMQLITEHSEEGDATLMDIVPVNTKKFDKSLNIKIPHMGWNNVHHHNNSLFLSVENNAQFYFVHSYFIEYNPTFDIASANYGLKFSAAIQKDNFYGVQFHPEKSGKAGEQILKNFSNLSL
- the hisD gene encoding histidinol dehydrogenase, giving the protein MKIYNYKDLSKSAIEELCSRQVEDDLLIEERVTDIIKTVKADGDKALFDFAKAFDKVELQKLFLDADELKTIASTIPEDAKVAIETAYQNIKTFHKSQLKLEDKVETMPGVTCWRESRAIEKVGLYVPGGTAVLPSTFLMLATPALIAGCKEIVVCSPPQSDGKTNCYLAYCAVLLGINKIHLIGGAQAIAAMAFGTETVPQVYKIFGPGNRYVTTAKTMVQNRVAIDMPAGPSEVLVIADETANPSFVAADLLAQAEHGVDSQVILVSTSSDIINKTLLQIDKQLGILPRKEIAAKAVQNSYAILVDNLPEGMDFSNEYAPEHLILATKDFDNLIPLIINAGSVFLGNLTPESAGDYASGTNHTLPTSGFAKAYSGVSTDAFLKKITFQHLSSNGLNNIGAIVETLATAEGLQAHKNAITIRLKNED
- the hisB gene encoding bifunctional histidinol-phosphatase/imidazoleglycerol-phosphate dehydratase HisB, with translation MKKVLFIDRDGTLNIEPDDEQVDSFAKLKFYPRSLYYLSKIASEMDYELVMVTNQDGLGTLSNPEENFWPIHNFMLDTFEGEGVHFNEIIIDKTFAKDNAPTRKPGTALLTKYFSEDYDLKNSFVIGDRLNDVVLAKNLGAKAIFLRQNDALGSTEALDKHETLLDVIILETTKWEDIYSLLKAGSRKIHHIRKTNETDITINLDLDGTGKAKIETGLNFFDHMLDQIARHGSVDLDVIAKGDLHIDEHHTIEDTGIALGEAFAKGLGNKLGIERYGFCLPMDDCLAQVAIDFGGRNWIVWDADFKREKVGDMPTEMFYHFFKSFSDAAKCNLNIKAEGENEHHKIEAIFKAFAKAIKMAIKRDAEKMVLPSTKGVL
- the hisG gene encoding ATP phosphoribosyltransferase; this translates as MKTLKIAIQKSGRLNEKSVEILKNCGLAFENYKSSLISTVQNFPLEILFLRDDDIPEYVQDGIADLGIVGENVITETKADVEYLQRLGFGKCTLKIAVQTGSDIVKLEDLNGKAIATSYPVILENFLNAKGIKSDIRTISGSVEIGPGLGLSDAIFDIVSTGGTLKSNGLKPFADVMSSEAVLIGNKSIIDNPEVAELLQRIRSVLSAKSNKYVVLNVSKDNLQKVVDLLPGVKSPTIVPLFEENWVAVHSVIAEEDFWDKINSLKAAGAEGILVMPIEKIIT
- the hisC gene encoding histidinol-phosphate transaminase, with the translated sequence MDINDLVRENIKNLKPYSTARDEFKGQASVFLDANENSYGSPLPANYNRYPDPMQLDLKDAISKIKGVPIENTFLGNGSDEAIDLLFRAFCNPGKDNVIVLPPTYGMYEVSANINDVEIRKVSLLSNFQLDMEKIAETIDKNTKLIFICSPNNPTGNSINREDIETILANFNGIVVVDEAYINYARQKTFIQELTEYGNLVVLQTFSKAWGLAALRLGMAFSSTKVIDVLNKIKPPYNINQATQDLAFEALKNVEQVNAWIKESVAERERLSTELSNLQIVTRVYPSDANFILTEVTDATKIYNTLVEEGIIVRDRSKVILCEGCLRITVGTKDENDRLLTILKNF